The Nitrospira sp. KM1 genome includes a window with the following:
- a CDS encoding glycosyltransferase family 2 protein translates to MSETNSPLMSVVIATPDSFDGIRHTISYLIRQTARASLEIVIVAPSRRQLNLDEARLSELLAEFSQVQILEVGAIHSIGRANASGIRRASAALIALAEDHCFPDPQWAESLINAHRGPWTAVGPAVRNANPNSAVSWADLFIGYGPWLWPTTAREADFLPGHNTSYKRNVLLEYGEQLEPMMEAETLLHWDLRKTGHRLYIDPSAQVAHTNFSLWRSWLPVQFYNGRLFAGARVREMAFWRRTLFVAGSPLIPALRLWRIWRGLGSIEQRRRFLSCIHALVIGLVMDGIGQLVGYAAGVGGAVDQVARFEFHRFRHIRDEDRRDLSLV, encoded by the coding sequence GTGAGCGAGACGAACAGCCCGTTGATGTCGGTCGTGATCGCGACCCCTGATAGTTTTGACGGCATTCGTCATACGATCTCCTACCTGATCCGCCAGACGGCCCGGGCTTCGCTCGAAATCGTGATCGTGGCTCCCTCGCGTAGGCAACTGAACCTGGATGAAGCTCGATTGTCCGAGCTTCTAGCAGAGTTTTCGCAGGTGCAGATCCTGGAGGTGGGGGCCATTCACTCCATTGGTCGGGCTAATGCCTCGGGGATTCGCCGGGCCTCCGCTGCGCTGATCGCATTGGCGGAGGACCATTGCTTCCCGGATCCACAATGGGCGGAGAGCTTAATCAACGCCCATCGCGGTCCTTGGACGGCCGTCGGTCCCGCGGTCCGCAATGCGAATCCCAATAGCGCCGTGAGTTGGGCGGATCTCTTTATTGGCTACGGCCCTTGGCTCTGGCCGACAACCGCCAGAGAGGCTGACTTTCTTCCCGGTCATAACACCAGCTACAAGCGGAACGTGTTGCTTGAATACGGGGAACAATTGGAGCCGATGATGGAGGCGGAAACGCTTCTGCATTGGGATTTGCGCAAGACCGGACACCGCCTCTATATCGATCCATCCGCTCAGGTTGCGCATACGAATTTTTCGTTGTGGCGGTCGTGGTTACCCGTGCAATTCTACAATGGTCGCCTCTTTGCCGGTGCAAGGGTGCGGGAAATGGCTTTCTGGCGGCGCACGCTGTTCGTTGCAGGCTCGCCGCTGATTCCTGCCTTGCGGCTCTGGCGGATCTGGCGAGGCCTTGGGTCCATTGAGCAACGGCGCCGGTTTCTTTCGTGTATCCATGCTCTGGTGATCGGACTGGTCATGGATGGGATCGGACAATTGGTGGGCTATGCCGCTGGAGTCGGAGGAGCCGTCGATCAAGTGGCCCGGTTCGAATTTCATCGGTTTCGGCACATTCGAGACGAAGACCGCCGGGATCTGTCTCTGGTGTGA
- a CDS encoding Gfo/Idh/MocA family protein, which translates to MEGDTEIRIGFVGCGRVTEQLHLPALKSLQGMKIVGLADMDPEALHRASRHVDAEYRFTDYQDLLKVDSIDAVAICVPAQKHVEVALAALDAGKHLFIEKPLALTLEDCDRLIDRASRTTRMVMLGFNVRWHRLARQARALIQEGRLGPLDLIRSVLTSSHDSVPEWRKTRATGGGAMLEMAIHHFDLWRYLAQAEVEEVSAYTRSGLWEDESATVIARMSNGVLATVACAERTSQNNSVEICGRTGSLALSFYRFDGLECATTTSIPGDVRSRVDAAKRLIQELPQALLGFRHGGEWLLSYRDEWRHFLASLQNGAQPGCTLEDGRQALAVALAAINSASTGKSVRVDRR; encoded by the coding sequence ATGGAAGGCGACACGGAGATTCGAATCGGGTTCGTCGGGTGCGGGCGTGTCACCGAACAGTTGCACCTACCGGCGTTGAAGTCACTTCAGGGGATGAAGATTGTCGGGTTGGCTGATATGGACCCCGAGGCGTTGCACCGTGCGTCTCGGCACGTCGACGCCGAGTATCGGTTCACCGATTATCAGGACCTGCTCAAGGTCGACTCGATTGATGCCGTGGCGATCTGCGTGCCGGCACAGAAACATGTGGAGGTCGCGCTGGCCGCGCTGGATGCGGGGAAGCATCTCTTTATCGAAAAGCCGCTCGCCCTCACGCTGGAGGATTGCGATCGGCTGATCGACCGGGCGTCACGCACGACTCGGATGGTGATGCTGGGATTCAATGTACGATGGCATCGGCTGGCCCGTCAGGCGAGGGCATTGATCCAAGAGGGCAGATTGGGACCGCTCGATCTCATCCGCAGTGTCCTGACGAGTTCTCATGACAGTGTTCCTGAATGGCGAAAGACCCGTGCGACGGGCGGGGGGGCTATGCTGGAGATGGCCATCCATCACTTCGATCTGTGGCGCTATCTGGCGCAAGCGGAGGTGGAGGAAGTCAGCGCCTATACGCGGTCCGGGTTGTGGGAAGATGAATCAGCCACGGTGATCGCCCGAATGAGTAACGGCGTGCTGGCTACCGTTGCCTGTGCCGAACGGACGAGTCAGAACAACAGCGTGGAAATCTGCGGGCGGACGGGCTCCCTCGCACTGTCATTCTATCGGTTTGACGGCCTGGAGTGTGCCACGACGACGAGCATCCCCGGGGATGTCCGAAGCCGAGTGGACGCAGCGAAGCGCCTTATTCAGGAACTGCCTCAGGCGCTATTAGGCTTCCGGCACGGGGGAGAGTGGTTGCTGTCCTATCGGGACGAGTGGCGGCATTTTCTTGCGAGTCTCCAAAACGGTGCCCAACCCGGGTGTACTCTGGAAGACGGCCGGCAAGCTTTGGCGGTGGCGCTGGCGGCCATAAACTCAGCCTCGACCGGCAAAAGCGTAAGAGTCGATCGGAGATGA
- a CDS encoding glycosyltransferase family 2 protein, producing the protein MSDDHVPASNAERSTTPVPFFSIIVPTWNRPRQLRACLGALTGLEYPAARFEVIVVDDGSHPQLDATDFGRSDGRVTWLRQPNAGPAAARNTGAAKAQGEYLAFTDDDCVPAPAWLKGFARAFEHAPRAMIGGCTTNALPDNIYATASHVIVEAARAYFLSTHSQFQFFASNNLALPADLFRAMRGFDPSFRTSEDRDFCDRWVRGEHQLVYASDAVVHHCHELTLAGFWRQHFGYGRGAYRFHRARAMRGAGAFRPEFSFYRNVLGYPFVRTRDRRTASLAALFLLWQVANVAGFLWQGCRRETPR; encoded by the coding sequence GTGAGCGACGATCATGTCCCTGCTTCGAACGCCGAGCGCTCAACTACGCCCGTGCCGTTCTTTTCGATCATCGTTCCCACGTGGAATCGACCGCGACAACTTCGGGCCTGTCTCGGAGCGTTGACCGGGCTGGAGTACCCGGCGGCACGTTTCGAGGTGATCGTGGTTGACGACGGAAGCCACCCGCAGCTTGACGCAACGGATTTCGGTCGGTCCGATGGTCGCGTGACGTGGCTGCGCCAACCCAACGCGGGTCCGGCGGCGGCCAGGAACACGGGAGCCGCCAAGGCCCAAGGCGAGTACCTGGCCTTCACCGATGACGACTGCGTGCCGGCTCCGGCCTGGCTGAAAGGTTTCGCCCGCGCGTTCGAGCACGCGCCTCGGGCGATGATCGGTGGCTGCACCACCAACGCATTGCCTGACAATATCTATGCGACTGCAAGCCATGTGATCGTGGAGGCGGCGAGGGCGTATTTTCTCTCGACGCACAGCCAGTTCCAGTTTTTCGCTTCGAACAACCTGGCTCTGCCGGCTGATCTGTTCCGGGCCATGAGAGGGTTCGATCCGTCCTTTCGAACGTCGGAAGATCGGGATTTCTGTGATCGGTGGGTGCGCGGAGAGCATCAGCTCGTCTATGCTTCCGATGCGGTGGTCCATCACTGTCACGAGCTGACCTTGGCCGGATTCTGGCGTCAGCATTTCGGCTATGGGCGAGGCGCGTATCGTTTTCATCGCGCTCGCGCCATGCGCGGGGCCGGGGCCTTTCGCCCCGAGTTCTCCTTCTATCGGAACGTGCTGGGATATCCGTTCGTGCGCACGCGTGACAGACGGACGGCTTCCCTTGCCGCGTTGTTCCTCTTGTGGCAAGTGGCGAATGTCGCCGGATTCCTTTGGCAGGGCTGCCGGCGAGAAACGCCCAGGTGA
- a CDS encoding lipopolysaccharide biosynthesis protein yields the protein MTTARVHSQPGHHLLDGTVRVMLAEALFPVTGLVTAAFLTRSLGPDGYGLLTLAVTLIGLVEWSINSFFSRATIKHVGESTDWRPIGTVAIQLQFRMGVWAMAAMWMLALPFARLLNEPSLVAYLALMAMNIPIFALAQAHRHVLAGTGAYRECAVASAGRWIARLVFVIILVAGGLSVFGVILAIIGSTLLELRLYRRSLRPALFSRIGLTSWALWDYSWPLFLSAMCLAAVGRIDLFAVKALGATAEEAGLYGAAQNLALLPALLSMSAAPLLLSSVSRALSSGDSNLAKTMTRQAMRGVLPLFPLAAMVAGSADEIAVCLFGESFQGTGRFLSSLIFGTAATLPLSVVLTVLIADGHPRMTFVLTGLLVPLALLGHVVVIPRYGPFGASLVTTSVEFIGMVIGLVTLGRLWGVTPPLGTVVRTLVVSLIVLTVALTWPTPGLLVFVKLCVLTGLVIACYWAFQEFTGEEIALARSLVMRKRTAMPSTNETEGVSEADPIKHEDSGSARTVRGKAATP from the coding sequence ATGACAACCGCTCGGGTACATTCCCAGCCGGGGCACCATTTGCTCGACGGCACTGTCCGGGTCATGCTCGCGGAGGCGCTGTTCCCGGTGACTGGGCTGGTGACCGCCGCCTTTCTCACGCGCAGCCTTGGACCGGACGGATATGGATTGCTGACGTTGGCGGTCACGCTGATTGGGTTGGTGGAGTGGAGTATCAACTCGTTTTTTTCCAGGGCCACCATCAAGCATGTTGGAGAAAGCACGGACTGGCGGCCCATTGGTACGGTCGCCATCCAGCTTCAGTTCCGCATGGGGGTCTGGGCCATGGCGGCGATGTGGATGCTGGCTCTGCCGTTCGCCCGGCTGCTCAATGAGCCGTCGCTGGTGGCCTATCTCGCACTCATGGCAATGAATATCCCGATATTCGCGCTTGCCCAGGCCCATCGCCATGTTCTCGCCGGAACGGGCGCCTACCGGGAGTGCGCCGTTGCGAGTGCCGGTCGATGGATCGCGAGGCTGGTGTTTGTGATCATTCTGGTCGCAGGAGGCTTGTCCGTGTTCGGCGTCATCCTGGCCATCATCGGCTCAACGTTGCTTGAACTGCGTCTGTATCGCCGGTCTCTGCGCCCGGCGCTGTTCTCGCGCATTGGATTAACGTCATGGGCGCTGTGGGATTACTCATGGCCGCTGTTTCTATCCGCGATGTGCCTTGCGGCGGTAGGCCGCATCGATCTATTCGCCGTCAAGGCCTTGGGTGCCACGGCAGAAGAGGCCGGACTCTATGGTGCGGCGCAGAATCTTGCATTGCTTCCGGCGCTCCTGAGCATGTCGGCGGCGCCGCTGTTGCTGTCGAGTGTGAGCCGGGCGCTTTCGAGCGGAGATTCCAATCTCGCCAAGACAATGACGCGGCAGGCCATGCGGGGTGTCCTGCCGTTATTCCCCCTTGCCGCAATGGTTGCAGGATCGGCCGATGAGATCGCGGTCTGTCTGTTCGGGGAGTCATTCCAAGGGACTGGGCGGTTTCTCTCCTCACTCATCTTCGGAACTGCAGCAACGTTGCCGCTGTCGGTCGTGCTTACCGTGCTGATTGCGGATGGACACCCGCGAATGACGTTCGTGCTGACCGGACTCCTCGTTCCCCTCGCGCTGCTAGGACACGTCGTGGTGATCCCGCGATATGGTCCGTTCGGCGCCTCACTCGTCACCACCTCCGTGGAGTTCATCGGAATGGTGATCGGATTGGTCACCCTCGGCCGGCTCTGGGGTGTGACGCCGCCGCTTGGCACAGTGGTCCGCACGCTCGTTGTGAGCCTGATCGTGCTGACTGTGGCGCTGACGTGGCCGACTCCCGGCTTACTCGTCTTCGTCAAGCTGTGTGTACTGACCGGCTTGGTCATTGCCTGCTATTGGGCGTTTCAGGAATTTACAGGGGAGGAAATTGCCCTAGCCCGCTCCCTGGTCATGCGCAAGAGAACCGCGATGCCCTCGACCAACGAGACAGAGGGAGTCTCCGAGGCAGACCCAATCAAGCACGAGGACTCCGGGTCAGCGAGAACTGTGCGCGGAAAGGCCGCTACGCCATGA